In one Magallana gigas chromosome 7, xbMagGiga1.1, whole genome shotgun sequence genomic region, the following are encoded:
- the LOC105342776 gene encoding brefeldin A-inhibited guanine nucleotide-exchange protein 1 isoform X1 — protein sequence MATGTRPHDMFLTRALEKILSDKEIKKSYHSQLKKACEVALEELKDDNSSNGNQPSSALPQPQRAGFVQADKYFLPFELACQSKCARIVNIALDCLQKLIAYGHLTGNTEDSTTPGKLLIDRIVETICGCFHGPQTDDGVQLQIIKALLTVVTSNTCEIHEGTVLQTVRTCYNIYLASRNLVNQTTAKATLTQMLNVIFSRMEVQAAQETKERERSDSKSSRKEDAGIDVEEETQEGSGQGATQENDKTNQEEAEEVEKEVTTLEVVQEVLEDMISQVTGEAMPTKDQNAVAETGSPAETSSPTETSSPAETSAQADSPQQPPPSNVSDNHDNLSVSGGGEDGEMTQGVFSHILQKDAFLVFRSLCKLSMKPLADGPPDPKSHELRSKVLSLQLLLSILQNAGPVFKTNDMFINAIKQYLCVALSKNGVSSVPEVFELSLAIFLTLLSNFKQHLKMQIEVFFKEIFLYILETPSSSFEHKWMVIQALTRICADAQCVVDIYLNYDCDLALANIFERLVNDLSKIAQGRQALALGATPIQEKSIRIKGLECLVSVLKCMVEWSKDLYINPHSQSNLGQEKMPTRETDSDSGKGTMTSYGSVNSLNTNDGSQTASTPMDNPEQFETQKQQKEIMETGIEMFNKKPKRGLQYLQEQGMLGTSPDDLAEFFHSEDRLDKTAIGDFLGENEKFNKEVMYAYVDQLDFTEMDFVSALRRFLEGFRLPGEAQKIDRLMEKFASRYCVCNSNTNLFASADTAYVLAYSIIMLTTDLHSPQVVNKMTKEQYIKMNRGINDSKDLPGEYLSAIYDEIAGNEIKMKVVGGVKPNKSSRDITSDKQRRLLYNVEMEHMATTAKALMESVSHVQSNFTSATHFEHVRPMFKTAWTPFLAAFSVGLQDCDDSNIATLCLDGIRCAIRIACIFHMELERDAYVQALARFTLLTASSSLTDMKTKNIDTIKTLISVAHTDGNYLGKSWLEIARCISQLELAQLIGTGVKPRSNKGHHRERDMQNAGHPLEAFDPEVIARGGLDSKRLANLQEQMGETSSQSVVVAVDRIFTGSLKLDGDAIVEFVKALCQVSMDELSNINHPRMFSLTKIVEISYYNMGRIRLQWSRIWQVIGDHFNKVGCNPNEDIAFFAVDSLRQLSMKFIEKGEFANFRFQKDFLRPFEHIMKRNRSPTIRDMVVRCVAQMVNSQHANIRSGWKNIFGVFHLAASDHEESIVELAFQTTGRIIFASSAVVKGSDADAVCEASICEKHFASIIDSFQDAVKCLSEFACNAAFPDTSMEAIRLIRNCAKYVAEKPHMFKDHGGEDLNVPEEDRVWVRGWFPVLFELSCVINRCKLDVRTRGLTVMFEIMKTYGETFASHWWKDLFQIVFRIFDNMKLPEQQNEHFKSKKAEWMTTTCNHALYAIVDVFTQYYEILSPVLLTELYNQLHWCVKQDNEQLARSGTNCLENLVISNGAKFSSSVWHQTCSCMLDIFRSTIPTNLLTWRPDTAESASMVSSRDSEPDADESQDAVSMDSNQDNRALTRADSNHSVNSTVSQDSRDHKIPRSKVSTDQKLFQGLLIKCVVQLELIQTIDDIVFFPATSKKEDAENLAAAQGGSPDDGQDGSQQREDQGMYQFLASDQLFLLADCLLESHKFAKAFNSNHEQRNILWKAGFRGKAKPNLLKQETQSLACLLRILFRMYNDESRMDAWKDVENMLITVCRDSLEYFLSLQSDSHREAWGSLMILLITRLLKLPDDRFKVHAAAYYQLMCEVIMFDLKLEMRSTLRKFFSRTGLVCHISNS from the exons atgGCGACAGGCACTAGGCCACACGATATGTTCCTTACGCGTGCATTAGAGAAGATACTTAGCGACAAGGAGATTAAGAAGTCGTATCATTCACAGTTGAAGAAAGCTTGTGAGGTTGCCCTAG AGGAATTAAAAGATGATAACAGTTCTAATGG AAACCAGCCATCTTCTGCATTGCCGCAGCCCCAGAGGGCTGGATTTGTTCAAGCGGACAAGTATTTTCTGCCTTTTGAACTAGCTTGCCAGTCAAAATGTGCCAGGATAGTCAACATAGCACTAGATTGTTTACAG AAACTGATTGCTTATGGACACCTGACCGGGAACACTGAGGATAGCACCACCCCCGGGAAGTTACTGATAGACAGGATCGTGGAGACcatttgtggatgtttccatgGACCACAAACAGATGATGGGGTTCAGCTACAAATTATAAAG GCGCTGTTGACAGTGGTGACCTCCAACACCTGTGAGATACATGAGGGCACGGTGCTGCAGACCGTCAGGACATGCTACAACATCTACCTGGCCAGCAGGAACCTGGTCAACCAGACCACGGCCAAGGCCACCCTCACCCAGATGCTCAACGTCATCTTCTCAAGGATGGAGGTCCAAGCT GCCCAGGAGACAAAAGAAAGAGAACGAAGTGATAGCAAGAGCTCTAGAAAAGAG GATGCAGGAATTGATGTTGAAGAAGAAACACAAGAGGGGTCGGGTCAGGGGGCAACTCAAG aaaatgataaaacaaaccaAGAGGAGGCAGAGGAAGTTGAGAAGGAAGTAACAACATTAGAGGTTGTACAAGAAGTTTTGGAGGACATGATAAGTCAGGTGACTGGAGAGGCCATGCCCACCAAAG ACCAAAATGCAGTCGCGGAAACTGGTTCTCCAGCAGAAACTAGTTCTCCAACGGAAACTAGTTCTCCAGCAGAAACTAGTGCCCAGGCAGATAGTCCTCAGCAACCCCCACCTTCAAATGTATCCGATAACCATGACAATCTTAGTG TATCTGGAGGTGGAGAGGATGGGGAAATGACACAAGGCGTGTTCAGCCACATACTGCAAAAAGATGCTTTTCTGGTGTTCAGAAGCCTGTGTAAACTCTCCATGAAACCTTTGGCTGATGGACCACCAGATCCAAA GTCACACGAACTTAGATCCAAAGTTCTGTCCCTGCAGCTCCTGTTATCCATTCTACAAAATGCTGGCCCAGTTTTCAAAACCAATGATATGTTTATAAATGCCATCAAACAATATTTGTGTGTAGCTCTATCTAAAAATGGAGTCAGTTCTGTTCCTGAGGTGTTTGAACTTTCGCTTGCCATCTTTCTCACTCTTTTATCCAACTTCAAACAGCATTTGAAGATGCAAATTGAG GTGTTcttcaaagaaatatttttgtacatcTTGGAAACACCAAGCAGTTCATTTGAACACAAGTGGATGGTCATTCAGGCACTGACAAGGATTTGTGCAG ATGCACAGTGTGTAGTGGACATCTACCTGAATTATGACTGCGATTTGGCCCTGGCCAATATCTTTGAGAGATTAGTTAATGACTTGTCCAAAATTGCCCAAGGAAGGCAGGCTTTAGCTCTTG GTGCTACTCCAATCCAAGAAAAGAGCATAAGAATCAAAGGCCTGGAATGCCTGGTGTCTGTGTTGAAGTGTATGGTGGAGTGGAGCAAGGATCTGTATATCAATCCCCACTCCCAGTCAAACCTGG GCCAGGAAAAAATGCCCACAAGGGAGACGGATAGTGATTCAGGGAAAGGAACAATGACCAGCTATGGCAGTGTAAACTCCCTGAACACCAACGATGGCTCCCAGACAGCCAGCACACCCATGGATAATCCGGAACAGTTCGAGACCCAGAAACAGCAGAAAGAGATCATGGAGACCGGCATTGAAAT gttcaacaaaaaaccaaaaagagGCCTGCAATATTTACAGGAGCAAGGCATGCTGGGAACTTCTCCCGATGATTTAGCAGAGTTCTTCCATTCAGAGGATCGCCTAGATAAG ACTGCCATTGGAGATTTTCTGGGAGAAAATGAAAA GTTTAACAAAGAAGTTATGTATGCCTATGTGGACCAGCTGGACTTTACAGAAATGGACTTTGTGTCTGCCCTTCGGAGATTTCTGGAAGGATTTAGGCTGCCAGGAGAAGCCCAGAAAATTGATAGATTGATGGAAAAGTTTGCTTCTCGCTACTGTGTGTGCAACTCAAA CACTAACCTGTTTGCGAGTGCAGACACAGCCTATGTGTTGGCTTACTCCATCATCATGTTGACCACAGACCTCCACAGTCCTCAG GTGGTGAACAAGATGACAAAGGAGCAATATATTAAGATGAATAGGGGCATTAATGATAGCAAGGACCTGCCAGGGGAATACTTGTCTGCTATCTATGATGAGATTGCAGGGAACGAAATCAAGATGAAGGTTGTAGGCGGAGTAAAGCCAAATAAATCATCTC GTGATATCACAAGTGACAAGCAGCGTCGATTGCTATACAACGTTGAAATGGAGCACATGGCAACCACCGCCAAAGCTTTAATGGAGAGTGTCAGTCACGTCCAATCAAACTTCACCAGTGCCACCCACTTTGAGCATGTCCGACCAATGTTTAAG ACGGCTTGGACTCCATTCCTGGCAGCTTTCAGCGTGGGGTTACAGGACTGTGATGATTCTAACATAGCCACACTGTGTCTGGATGGAATACGCTGTGCCATACGAATAGCTTGTATATTTCATATGGAG CTGGAGAGAGATGCCTATGTCCAGGCATTAGCTAGATTCACCCTCCTCACAGCTTCCTCTTCATTGACGGACATGAAAACCAAGAACATAGATACAATCAAAACCCTCATCTCTGTGGCCCACACAGACGGCAACTATCTCGGCAAATCCTGGCTAGAG ATTGCAAGATGCATTTCACAGCTGGAACTGGCTCAATTAATTGGGACAGGGGTCAAACCTAGGTCAAACAAAGGTCACCATAGGGAAAGAGATATGCAGAATGCAGGGCATCCTCTGGAGGCTTTTGATCCTGAAG TGATAGCAAGAGGTGGTCTGGACTCTAAGAGACTAGCCAACCTACAGGAACAGATGGGAGAGACCAGCTCCCAGAGTGTGGTGGTGGCAGTGGACCGCATCTTCACCGGCTCCCTCAAACTGGATGGGGACGCCATAG TTGAGTTTGTAAAGGCCCTGTGTCAGGTTTCAATGGACGAGCTCTCCAATATAAATCACCCCCGCATGTTCAGCCTGACCAAGATTGTGGAGATCTCCTACTACAACATGGGTCGTATCAGGCTCCAGTGGTCCAGAATCTGGCAGGTCATTGGAGACCACTTTAACAAG gTTGGGTGTAATCCTAATGAGGATATAGCTTTCTTTGCGGTGGATTCCCTACGGCAGCTCTCCATGAAATTCATAGAAAAAGGAGAGTTCGCCAACTTCCGTTTCCAGAAAGATTTCCTCAGGCCTTTTGAACATATCATGAAAAGAAACAG ATCTCCAACCATCAGAGACATGGTTGTCCGATGTGTAGCTCAGATGGTGAATTCCCAACACGCCAACATTCGGTCTGGGTGGAAAAATATCTTTGGTGTTTTCCACTTAGCAGCTTCTGATCACGAAGAAAGCATTGTAGAACTGGCATTCCAGACCACCGGCAGAATTATAT TTGCCAGCAGTGCTGTTGTCAAAGGATCTGATGCAGACGCTGTCTGTGAAG CCAGCATATGTGAAAAACATTTTGCGTCCATCATTGATTCATTCCAAGATGCGGTGAAGTGTCTGTCTGAATTTGCTTGCAATGCAGCTTTTCCCGATACTAGTATGGAGGCAATTCGGCTGATCAGAAACTGTGCTAAATATGTCGCTGAAAAGCCCCAT ATGTTCAAAGATCACGGAGGAGAGGATCTAAATGTTCCAGAGGAGGACAGAGTGTGGGTGAGGGGGTGGTTCCCCGTGCTGTTTGAACTGTCCTGTGTCATCAACAGGTGTAAGCTGGACGTCAGAACCAG GGGTCTTACTGTCATGTTTGAAATCATGAAGACATATGGTGAGACCTTTGCCAGTCACTGGTGGAAGGATTTGTTCCAGATTGTATTCCGTATCTTTGACAACATGAAGTTACCAGAGCAACAGAATGAG CATTTTAAAAGCAAG AAGGCCGAGTGGATGACGACCACGTGTAACCACGCGCTGTACGCCATCGTGGACGTCTTCACCCAGTACTACGAGATCCTGAGCCCCGTGCTACTAACTGAACTGTACAATCAGCTCCACTGGTGCGTGAAGCAGGACAACGAGCAGCTGGCCCGCTCCGGGACCAACTGTCTGGAGAACCTGGTCATCTCCAACGGAGCAAAGTTCTCATCTTCTGTCTGGCATCAGACTTGCTCCTGCATGCTTGATATATTTAGGTCTACAATCCCAACTAA TTTGTTGACATGGCGACCAGATACAGCTGAATCTGCCTCAATGGTCTCTAGTCGAGACTCAGAACCAGATGCTGATGAAAGTCAG GACGCTGTCTCTATGGACAGCAATCAGGACAATCGTGCTTTAACAAGGGCGGACAGTAACCATAGCGTCAACAGCACAGTATCCCAGGATTCCAGAGATCACAAAATTCCACGCTCTA AGGTGTCGACGGATCAGAAGCTTTTCCAGGGCCTGCTGATCAAGTGTGTGGTACAGCTAGAGCTGATACAGACCATTGATGACATCGTCTTCTTCCCGGCCACCAGCAAAAAAGAGGACGCTGAAAATCTGGCTGCAGCTCAG GGTGGCTCTCCAGACGACGGTCAGGATGGGAGCCAGCAGAGGGAGGACCAGGGCATGTACCAGTTTCTGGCCTCGGACCAGCTCTTCCTGCTGGCTGACTGCCTCCTTGAATCCCACAAGTTTGCCAAGGCTTTCAATTCCAACCATGAACAAAGAAACATTCTCTGGAAAGCAG GTTTTCGGGGAAAAGCCAAACCAAATCTTCTGAAGCAGGAGACCCAGAGCTTGGCTTGTTTGTTACGGATTCTGTTCAGGATGTACAATGACGAGTCACGGATGGATGCTTGGAAAGACGTGGAAAATATGCTAATCAC TGTTTGCCGGGATTCCCTGGAGTACTTCCTGTCCCTACAGTCAGACAGCCACCGTGAGGCATGGGGGAGTCTGATGATCCTCCTCATCACCCGCCTCCTCAAGCTCCCGGACGATAGG ttcaAAGTTCACGCAGCAGCTTATTACCAGCTAATGTGTGAGGTCATCATGTTTGATCTGAAGCTTGAAATGAGATCCACATTACGCAAGTTCTTCAGCCGGACCGGCCTTGTGTGTCACATATCCAACAGCTAG
- the LOC105342776 gene encoding brefeldin A-inhibited guanine nucleotide-exchange protein 1 isoform X3, with the protein MATGTRPHDMFLTRALEKILSDKEIKKSYHSQLKKACEVALEELKDDNSSNGNQPSSALPQPQRAGFVQADKYFLPFELACQSKCARIVNIALDCLQKLIAYGHLTGNTEDSTTPGKLLIDRIVETICGCFHGPQTDDGVQLQIIKALLTVVTSNTCEIHEGTVLQTVRTCYNIYLASRNLVNQTTAKATLTQMLNVIFSRMEVQAAQETKERERSDSKSSRKEDAGIDVEEETQEGSGQGATQENDKTNQEEAEEVEKEVTTLEVVQEVLEDMISQVTGEAMPTKDQNAVAETGSPAETSSPTETSSPAETSAQADSPQQPPPSNVSDNHDNLSVSGGGEDGEMTQGVFSHILQKDAFLVFRSLCKLSMKPLADGPPDPKSHELRSKVLSLQLLLSILQNAGPVFKTNDMFINAIKQYLCVALSKNGVSSVPEVFELSLAIFLTLLSNFKQHLKMQIEVFFKEIFLYILETPSSSFEHKWMVIQALTRICADAQCVVDIYLNYDCDLALANIFERLVNDLSKIAQGRQALALGATPIQEKSIRIKGLECLVSVLKCMVEWSKDLYINPHSQSNLGQEKMPTRETDSDSGKGTMTSYGSVNSLNTNDGSQTASTPMDNPEQFETQKQQKEIMETGIEMFNKKPKRGLQYLQEQGMLGTSPDDLAEFFHSEDRLDKTAIGDFLGENEKFNKEVMYAYVDQLDFTEMDFVSALRRFLEGFRLPGEAQKIDRLMEKFASRYCVCNSNTNLFASADTAYVLAYSIIMLTTDLHSPQVVNKMTKEQYIKMNRGINDSKDLPGEYLSAIYDEIAGNEIKMKVVGGVKPNKSSRDITSDKQRRLLYNVEMEHMATTAKALMESVSHVQSNFTSATHFEHVRPMFKTAWTPFLAAFSVGLQDCDDSNIATLCLDGIRCAIRIACIFHMELERDAYVQALARFTLLTASSSLTDMKTKNIDTIKTLISVAHTDGNYLGKSWLEIARCISQLELAQLIGTGVKPRSNKGHHRERDMQNAGHPLEAFDPEVIARGGLDSKRLANLQEQMGETSSQSVVVAVDRIFTGSLKLDGDAIVEFVKALCQVSMDELSNINHPRMFSLTKIVEISYYNMGRIRLQWSRIWQVIGDHFNKVGCNPNEDIAFFAVDSLRQLSMKFIEKGEFANFRFQKDFLRPFEHIMKRNRSPTIRDMVVRCVAQMVNSQHANIRSGWKNIFGVFHLAASDHEESIVELAFQTTGRIISSICEKHFASIIDSFQDAVKCLSEFACNAAFPDTSMEAIRLIRNCAKYVAEKPHMFKDHGGEDLNVPEEDRVWVRGWFPVLFELSCVINRCKLDVRTRGLTVMFEIMKTYGETFASHWWKDLFQIVFRIFDNMKLPEQQNEHFKSKKAEWMTTTCNHALYAIVDVFTQYYEILSPVLLTELYNQLHWCVKQDNEQLARSGTNCLENLVISNGAKFSSSVWHQTCSCMLDIFRSTIPTNLLTWRPDTAESASMVSSRDSEPDADESQDAVSMDSNQDNRALTRADSNHSVNSTVSQDSRDHKIPRSKVSTDQKLFQGLLIKCVVQLELIQTIDDIVFFPATSKKEDAENLAAAQGGSPDDGQDGSQQREDQGMYQFLASDQLFLLADCLLESHKFAKAFNSNHEQRNILWKAGFRGKAKPNLLKQETQSLACLLRILFRMYNDESRMDAWKDVENMLITVCRDSLEYFLSLQSDSHREAWGSLMILLITRLLKLPDDRFKVHAAAYYQLMCEVIMFDLKLEMRSTLRKFFSRTGLVCHISNS; encoded by the exons atgGCGACAGGCACTAGGCCACACGATATGTTCCTTACGCGTGCATTAGAGAAGATACTTAGCGACAAGGAGATTAAGAAGTCGTATCATTCACAGTTGAAGAAAGCTTGTGAGGTTGCCCTAG AGGAATTAAAAGATGATAACAGTTCTAATGG AAACCAGCCATCTTCTGCATTGCCGCAGCCCCAGAGGGCTGGATTTGTTCAAGCGGACAAGTATTTTCTGCCTTTTGAACTAGCTTGCCAGTCAAAATGTGCCAGGATAGTCAACATAGCACTAGATTGTTTACAG AAACTGATTGCTTATGGACACCTGACCGGGAACACTGAGGATAGCACCACCCCCGGGAAGTTACTGATAGACAGGATCGTGGAGACcatttgtggatgtttccatgGACCACAAACAGATGATGGGGTTCAGCTACAAATTATAAAG GCGCTGTTGACAGTGGTGACCTCCAACACCTGTGAGATACATGAGGGCACGGTGCTGCAGACCGTCAGGACATGCTACAACATCTACCTGGCCAGCAGGAACCTGGTCAACCAGACCACGGCCAAGGCCACCCTCACCCAGATGCTCAACGTCATCTTCTCAAGGATGGAGGTCCAAGCT GCCCAGGAGACAAAAGAAAGAGAACGAAGTGATAGCAAGAGCTCTAGAAAAGAG GATGCAGGAATTGATGTTGAAGAAGAAACACAAGAGGGGTCGGGTCAGGGGGCAACTCAAG aaaatgataaaacaaaccaAGAGGAGGCAGAGGAAGTTGAGAAGGAAGTAACAACATTAGAGGTTGTACAAGAAGTTTTGGAGGACATGATAAGTCAGGTGACTGGAGAGGCCATGCCCACCAAAG ACCAAAATGCAGTCGCGGAAACTGGTTCTCCAGCAGAAACTAGTTCTCCAACGGAAACTAGTTCTCCAGCAGAAACTAGTGCCCAGGCAGATAGTCCTCAGCAACCCCCACCTTCAAATGTATCCGATAACCATGACAATCTTAGTG TATCTGGAGGTGGAGAGGATGGGGAAATGACACAAGGCGTGTTCAGCCACATACTGCAAAAAGATGCTTTTCTGGTGTTCAGAAGCCTGTGTAAACTCTCCATGAAACCTTTGGCTGATGGACCACCAGATCCAAA GTCACACGAACTTAGATCCAAAGTTCTGTCCCTGCAGCTCCTGTTATCCATTCTACAAAATGCTGGCCCAGTTTTCAAAACCAATGATATGTTTATAAATGCCATCAAACAATATTTGTGTGTAGCTCTATCTAAAAATGGAGTCAGTTCTGTTCCTGAGGTGTTTGAACTTTCGCTTGCCATCTTTCTCACTCTTTTATCCAACTTCAAACAGCATTTGAAGATGCAAATTGAG GTGTTcttcaaagaaatatttttgtacatcTTGGAAACACCAAGCAGTTCATTTGAACACAAGTGGATGGTCATTCAGGCACTGACAAGGATTTGTGCAG ATGCACAGTGTGTAGTGGACATCTACCTGAATTATGACTGCGATTTGGCCCTGGCCAATATCTTTGAGAGATTAGTTAATGACTTGTCCAAAATTGCCCAAGGAAGGCAGGCTTTAGCTCTTG GTGCTACTCCAATCCAAGAAAAGAGCATAAGAATCAAAGGCCTGGAATGCCTGGTGTCTGTGTTGAAGTGTATGGTGGAGTGGAGCAAGGATCTGTATATCAATCCCCACTCCCAGTCAAACCTGG GCCAGGAAAAAATGCCCACAAGGGAGACGGATAGTGATTCAGGGAAAGGAACAATGACCAGCTATGGCAGTGTAAACTCCCTGAACACCAACGATGGCTCCCAGACAGCCAGCACACCCATGGATAATCCGGAACAGTTCGAGACCCAGAAACAGCAGAAAGAGATCATGGAGACCGGCATTGAAAT gttcaacaaaaaaccaaaaagagGCCTGCAATATTTACAGGAGCAAGGCATGCTGGGAACTTCTCCCGATGATTTAGCAGAGTTCTTCCATTCAGAGGATCGCCTAGATAAG ACTGCCATTGGAGATTTTCTGGGAGAAAATGAAAA GTTTAACAAAGAAGTTATGTATGCCTATGTGGACCAGCTGGACTTTACAGAAATGGACTTTGTGTCTGCCCTTCGGAGATTTCTGGAAGGATTTAGGCTGCCAGGAGAAGCCCAGAAAATTGATAGATTGATGGAAAAGTTTGCTTCTCGCTACTGTGTGTGCAACTCAAA CACTAACCTGTTTGCGAGTGCAGACACAGCCTATGTGTTGGCTTACTCCATCATCATGTTGACCACAGACCTCCACAGTCCTCAG GTGGTGAACAAGATGACAAAGGAGCAATATATTAAGATGAATAGGGGCATTAATGATAGCAAGGACCTGCCAGGGGAATACTTGTCTGCTATCTATGATGAGATTGCAGGGAACGAAATCAAGATGAAGGTTGTAGGCGGAGTAAAGCCAAATAAATCATCTC GTGATATCACAAGTGACAAGCAGCGTCGATTGCTATACAACGTTGAAATGGAGCACATGGCAACCACCGCCAAAGCTTTAATGGAGAGTGTCAGTCACGTCCAATCAAACTTCACCAGTGCCACCCACTTTGAGCATGTCCGACCAATGTTTAAG ACGGCTTGGACTCCATTCCTGGCAGCTTTCAGCGTGGGGTTACAGGACTGTGATGATTCTAACATAGCCACACTGTGTCTGGATGGAATACGCTGTGCCATACGAATAGCTTGTATATTTCATATGGAG CTGGAGAGAGATGCCTATGTCCAGGCATTAGCTAGATTCACCCTCCTCACAGCTTCCTCTTCATTGACGGACATGAAAACCAAGAACATAGATACAATCAAAACCCTCATCTCTGTGGCCCACACAGACGGCAACTATCTCGGCAAATCCTGGCTAGAG ATTGCAAGATGCATTTCACAGCTGGAACTGGCTCAATTAATTGGGACAGGGGTCAAACCTAGGTCAAACAAAGGTCACCATAGGGAAAGAGATATGCAGAATGCAGGGCATCCTCTGGAGGCTTTTGATCCTGAAG TGATAGCAAGAGGTGGTCTGGACTCTAAGAGACTAGCCAACCTACAGGAACAGATGGGAGAGACCAGCTCCCAGAGTGTGGTGGTGGCAGTGGACCGCATCTTCACCGGCTCCCTCAAACTGGATGGGGACGCCATAG TTGAGTTTGTAAAGGCCCTGTGTCAGGTTTCAATGGACGAGCTCTCCAATATAAATCACCCCCGCATGTTCAGCCTGACCAAGATTGTGGAGATCTCCTACTACAACATGGGTCGTATCAGGCTCCAGTGGTCCAGAATCTGGCAGGTCATTGGAGACCACTTTAACAAG gTTGGGTGTAATCCTAATGAGGATATAGCTTTCTTTGCGGTGGATTCCCTACGGCAGCTCTCCATGAAATTCATAGAAAAAGGAGAGTTCGCCAACTTCCGTTTCCAGAAAGATTTCCTCAGGCCTTTTGAACATATCATGAAAAGAAACAG ATCTCCAACCATCAGAGACATGGTTGTCCGATGTGTAGCTCAGATGGTGAATTCCCAACACGCCAACATTCGGTCTGGGTGGAAAAATATCTTTGGTGTTTTCCACTTAGCAGCTTCTGATCACGAAGAAAGCATTGTAGAACTGGCATTCCAGACCACCGGCAGAATTATAT CCAGCATATGTGAAAAACATTTTGCGTCCATCATTGATTCATTCCAAGATGCGGTGAAGTGTCTGTCTGAATTTGCTTGCAATGCAGCTTTTCCCGATACTAGTATGGAGGCAATTCGGCTGATCAGAAACTGTGCTAAATATGTCGCTGAAAAGCCCCAT ATGTTCAAAGATCACGGAGGAGAGGATCTAAATGTTCCAGAGGAGGACAGAGTGTGGGTGAGGGGGTGGTTCCCCGTGCTGTTTGAACTGTCCTGTGTCATCAACAGGTGTAAGCTGGACGTCAGAACCAG GGGTCTTACTGTCATGTTTGAAATCATGAAGACATATGGTGAGACCTTTGCCAGTCACTGGTGGAAGGATTTGTTCCAGATTGTATTCCGTATCTTTGACAACATGAAGTTACCAGAGCAACAGAATGAG CATTTTAAAAGCAAG AAGGCCGAGTGGATGACGACCACGTGTAACCACGCGCTGTACGCCATCGTGGACGTCTTCACCCAGTACTACGAGATCCTGAGCCCCGTGCTACTAACTGAACTGTACAATCAGCTCCACTGGTGCGTGAAGCAGGACAACGAGCAGCTGGCCCGCTCCGGGACCAACTGTCTGGAGAACCTGGTCATCTCCAACGGAGCAAAGTTCTCATCTTCTGTCTGGCATCAGACTTGCTCCTGCATGCTTGATATATTTAGGTCTACAATCCCAACTAA TTTGTTGACATGGCGACCAGATACAGCTGAATCTGCCTCAATGGTCTCTAGTCGAGACTCAGAACCAGATGCTGATGAAAGTCAG GACGCTGTCTCTATGGACAGCAATCAGGACAATCGTGCTTTAACAAGGGCGGACAGTAACCATAGCGTCAACAGCACAGTATCCCAGGATTCCAGAGATCACAAAATTCCACGCTCTA AGGTGTCGACGGATCAGAAGCTTTTCCAGGGCCTGCTGATCAAGTGTGTGGTACAGCTAGAGCTGATACAGACCATTGATGACATCGTCTTCTTCCCGGCCACCAGCAAAAAAGAGGACGCTGAAAATCTGGCTGCAGCTCAG GGTGGCTCTCCAGACGACGGTCAGGATGGGAGCCAGCAGAGGGAGGACCAGGGCATGTACCAGTTTCTGGCCTCGGACCAGCTCTTCCTGCTGGCTGACTGCCTCCTTGAATCCCACAAGTTTGCCAAGGCTTTCAATTCCAACCATGAACAAAGAAACATTCTCTGGAAAGCAG GTTTTCGGGGAAAAGCCAAACCAAATCTTCTGAAGCAGGAGACCCAGAGCTTGGCTTGTTTGTTACGGATTCTGTTCAGGATGTACAATGACGAGTCACGGATGGATGCTTGGAAAGACGTGGAAAATATGCTAATCAC TGTTTGCCGGGATTCCCTGGAGTACTTCCTGTCCCTACAGTCAGACAGCCACCGTGAGGCATGGGGGAGTCTGATGATCCTCCTCATCACCCGCCTCCTCAAGCTCCCGGACGATAGG ttcaAAGTTCACGCAGCAGCTTATTACCAGCTAATGTGTGAGGTCATCATGTTTGATCTGAAGCTTGAAATGAGATCCACATTACGCAAGTTCTTCAGCCGGACCGGCCTTGTGTGTCACATATCCAACAGCTAG